ctccagtttttttctcccttttcttcattatttttctactaattatttatttcatcttcttttttttatttctatttttcatattttttcatttatctattttttttagttttcttactaatttttttttacttttttttccttccttttttaacttatttttttctccttccattttcttttttcacacacatcaattttttttctttatttttttccttacttttttcttctttcttttttcattttttctattaattttttcctttttttttctttccattttttaattattttctttcttcttcttcttattcttttcatttttattcatttatatgttttttttcttttttttttcctttattatttgttttgttatttttttcatattttttttagttttctttcttttttttttccttcaattttTATTTTGCTTATTCTTTTCTCCTTTCATTTTTTtccacatatattttaacattacataattattttattatagtttttccactatatgtataaaaattcaaatcaattttttcagcatttttttATCGTAAATCTTataggaacatccaaatttggaaaaaaaaataaaaacgtGAATGAGTAACCAGTTATTCTAATGGAAACCttcaaatctataattttttttttttttgaaaaagtgaACGTGTAACCAGTTATCCTAGTGGGAACATCAAAATCTGGAAATAAAAAACTTGAATATGTAACTAGCAACCCTGATAGGAACATCTGaattcagaaagaaaaaaatagatatgaaaacatgaataggtaaccagttaccctgagtaaacattcaaatttgaaaaaaaattctcatatgaaaacgtgaatgagtaccTGGTTACCATGATGGAAACATCCaagttatataatattaatataaataaataaattaagctaaaaataataatcaaattataaaaataccctTTCaatttaataaaacttgattaagagtaaaacaatcacataaaacaatttttatacaaaaaaatatgaGAAACTAAATCTATAAAATTTGAAATTCTTAAACAAAGCCATACAATAATTTCTTTTTGAAAAAAGTCATTTTTTGTAAACGTGATTAAAAAagccatataaaatataatttcctcTTTTCTCTTCGCATTTAACTGTTTTGAGCTAATACTTGTTAAAATTGGGCTTATCTTTACTCTGAGCCCCAATAAATAACGAAACGTTTTGAGCTAATACAGTTTTTTTCGCCGTTTTTTTGTTCGTCTCTTTCGTTTTGGCTGTGCGACTATGAAGAGCTATACTTAGCTAATCTCTGTTTATCTTCGTCGTGGTGAGTATACTGCATATATGGCGCTTTCATCAACATTTTCGCGCCTAAATCTCCTCCCAAAACCTTCCTTAATTTTTCTTCGATCATGGAAACCTCTCCTGCTGAACCGAAGCTCCAAGTTGCTACCGCCGgcttctacttcttcttcttcttcactcaGCTCCTTCTCGGCCTACTGCTCAAGCTCAACATCCACAAATTCCACCTCCCCAGCCCCCAAGAGTCCAATTACGGAGGCCCAAGACGATCTTATCGTTCTGGGTATTGAAACCAGCTGCGACGACACCGCTGCCGCTGTTGTAAGCTACTGCTTTTCGGGTTTTTTTAAGTATCGTTTTCTGTCTTGGCATAATAATGGGCATTCAAAGTTTTCGTGTTTTTTCTTTGATGGGCTTTGGTTTTCATTTCTTGGTGTGTGCAGGTCAGAAGCAACGGCCAAATTCTCAGTCAAGTTGTGTCTTCCCaggtatgtatatatttatatgtgtgtgCTGTTATGTTTGGTGAATGTGTTTGTGGTATTATGAGTTCATTGTACTGGTTTTTCATAGTTGGTTCGTTCAAGCTACATGGGGAAAATGTTACCTGAATTTTAATTATTGACTACATCATGAAGGCAGATTTGCTTGCTCTATATGGGGGTGTTGCTCCGAAAATGGCTGAAGAAGCACACTCGCAAGTGATTGATCAGGTACAGTAAAGTGCTACTTATATTATGTATGATAATCCTTGTTTTACTTAAGGCAATGTTTGATATTGGAGCTTGCATTGCATAGCACCATGGAACTATCTGTCTTTCAACCATTAATGGCTAATCTATGTGACATAGTTTACTTGTTTTGGGTTAGTTTGTATGCTCTCTTGGCAAGTTAAAGAGTTTTTGTCGCTGATGCTATCTTTAACATACTTGTGGTTGTTAATTACAGGTTGTGCAGCAAGCACTTGACAAAGCTAACTTATCTGCAAGCGATCTATCAGCAGTAGCTGTTACTATTGGTCCTGGTTTAAGCCTTTGTCTTCGTGGTAATTTGACTAACATAACATTTTATTTCTTTCTTCATGAAACTTTCTCTGAAATACCCCCTTAAGAGTGTTCTAAGGATTTCTTAAAGGTATATCTTTGAAAAACTATGATGCAGTTGGAGTGCAGAAAGCTCGTAAAGTTGCTGGTAGCTTTAATCTACCGATGGTTGGTGTTCATCACATGGAGGCTCATGCTCTAGTAGCCAGGTACGAGGTTATCTCGGGGAGTGCTTGAGATAGATTAGCATACATTTTCTTTTTGTGGGACCTCTATAAATCATTTTGTTCATAAGGATATATTATCCTATGCTTCCAAAACGTCATTTGAGGTGCTTTTCTACATcgtattttcttttctttcttgttcTAGATTAACTGAGCGAGACTTGCAATTTCCTTTCATGGCGTTGCTTATTTCAGGTAAAAAAACTAATGTTTCACCCCACTTAATTTGTTAAATTATTTACCATTATAGTAAACTTCATCTAGTCAAAACTCATGCCATTCAAGGCTGAGTGCTTAAACAACTACCCAAGTTTATAGTTATTTGAAAGATGTGACAGTTGGTGTTCTTGGCCATGCCAGGCATAACATATGATGCTTGATGTTTCTCAATCTTAAGATTCAATCCAACTTTTTGAAAAGAAAATCGGAGGTTTCAGTTAATCCATTTTACCAACGTTTAGTTAGCTTCATACTACAGTCTTGGGATCTGGAATTCTGGAGTTCAGCTCTgttctctattttttttcaagACACTTAAAGTTTTCTGGACACCACAACAACCATGTATTCAATTTTAATTTCTATGTTCTTAACGATTACTTAATTATTTTACATTTAACCATCCTTAGGAGGACACAATCTACTCATTCTTGCTCGTGATCTTGGTCACTACATACAACTTGGTACAAGTATAGATGATGCTATAGGTGAGGCTTATGACAAGACTGCAAAATGGCTTGGTCTTGATATGAGGAGAAGTGGTGGTCCGGCTGTAGAGGAGCTTGCTCGGGAAGGAGATGCTCATGCAATCAAATTCTCTGTAAGCTGTCTTTTATGATTACCATATAGCTGATAATGATATATCTTTTTCATAGAGTTTTATTATTAAGTTTGTCTATTGTTTAGACTCCAATGAAACAGCACAAAGACTGCAACTTTTCATACGCTGGTCTGAAAACTCAAGTGAAGCTAGCAATTAGATCCAAAAATGTGTATGTAAATCTGCCTAAACTGCATAATGATTTCTTACTGTTATCCAACTTTGTTTGTTTTGGTGATTAAGTTAACATCATTTCTCATGAATTGTAATACTActgtaatttaaaattttatcagAAGATTTAAATGGTATCTAGAGGTTAAAATTAATCAAGTTTAAACAAAATTGTGCACAAAAATTTGATTGATGCTTATTGATAGGTATTAATTTCTAGTAATGATCATGTGGCTCTATGCTGTGATATAGGGTAGCTACATTGTTTCTGCAATCTCTTTTTGATAAATTTTTGCTTGCAGGAATGCCGTGATTCCCATTTCTTCTGCAAGTAGC
This genomic interval from Humulus lupulus chromosome 8, drHumLupu1.1, whole genome shotgun sequence contains the following:
- the LOC133797652 gene encoding probable tRNA N6-adenosine threonylcarbamoyltransferase, mitochondrial isoform X2, which translates into the protein MALSSTFSRLNLLPKPSLIFLRSWKPLLLNRSSKLLPPASTSSSSSLSSFSAYCSSSTSTNSTSPAPKSPITEAQDDLIVLGIETSCDDTAAAVVRSNGQILSQVVSSQADLLALYGGVAPKMAEEAHSQVIDQVVQQALDKANLSASDLSAVAVTIGPGLSLCLRVGVQKARKVAGSFNLPMVGVHHMEAHALVARLTERDLQFPFMALLISGGHNLLILARDLGHYIQLGTSIDDAIGEAYDKTAKWLGLDMRRSGGPAVEELAREGDAHAIKFSTPMKQHKDCNFSYAGLKTQVKLAIRSKNVNAVIPISSASSEDRRSRADIAASFQRVAVLHLEERCQRAIEWALKIEPSIKHLVVSGGVASNQYVRAQLDQVVKKNNLHLVCPPPSLCTDNGVMVAWTGIEHFRVGRFDPAPPAEDPEDYDLRPRWPLGEEYAEGRSEARSLRTARIHPSLTSIIQASLQQQP
- the LOC133797652 gene encoding probable tRNA N6-adenosine threonylcarbamoyltransferase, mitochondrial isoform X1; translation: MALSSTFSRLNLLPKPSLIFLRSWKPLLLNRSSKLLPPASTSSSSSLSSFSAYCSSSTSTNSTSPAPKSPITEAQDDLIVLGIETSCDDTAAAVVRSNGQILSQVVSSQADLLALYGGVAPKMAEEAHSQVIDQVVQQALDKANLSASDLSAVAVTIGPGLSLCLRVGVQKARKVAGSFNLPMVGVHHMEAHALVARLTERDLQFPFMALLISGGHNLLILARDLGHYIQLGTSIDDAIGEAYDKTAKWLGLDMRRSGGPAVEELAREGDAHAIKFSTPMKQHKDCNFSYAGLKTQVKLAIRSKNVNAVIPISSASSEDRRSRADIAASFQRVAVLHLEERCQRAIEWALKIEPSIKHLVVSGGVASNQYVRAQLDQVVKKNNLHLVCPPPSLCTDNGVMVAWTGIEHFRVGRFDPAPPAEDPEDVVYDLRPRWPLGEEYAEGRSEARSLRTARIHPSLTSIIQASLQQQP